A single genomic interval of Coccidioides posadasii str. Silveira chromosome 1, complete sequence harbors:
- a CDS encoding uncharacterized protein (EggNog:ENOG410PQNW): MLPWLRLRRPRIVGLNDVNPETEQAHESWETPESQSESQDRKGEEEYYPSINDVLCVREFLLHFQLRKVCQHEGEERKGKGDVATPGHTERLPVEIIDMILDHAEYWPSIETKIEGKRVIRQDQDAEILRTGGLCYASSSPAIKPRILPHRTVHPCRKIVFTLTAHDQGWGGSHGTRSAYEGSYSWFDAYRIPAFHPLSDDNQHQPADLVAQYQQYYEKQRPRFEISANFLPSKETLCCNKVAVRQAQTRRISWHYRDALDPNSDEAKEIGAKEGRGPGTTSGQMVRAMEIGDELSVWARARFPGWMNHVDGMSVRVFWAV, from the exons ATGTTACCCTGGCTCAGACTTCGCCGTCCTCGCATTGTAGGACTCAATGATGTTAACCCAGAAACGGAGCAAGCACATGAAAGCTGGGAGACCCCGGAGTCGCAGTCCGAATCCCAAGACCGGAAAGGAGAGGAAGAATATTATCCCAGCATAAATGATGTGCTGTGCGTACGGGAGTTCTTGTTACATTTTCAACTGAGGAAAGTGTGCCAACATGAGGGAGAAGAGCGCAAAGGCAAGGGTGATGTTGCAACCCCAGGCCATACTGAACGCCTCCCAGTCGAGATCATTGATATGATTCTCGATCACGCGGAGTACTGGCCTTCAATTGAGACGAAGATAGAGGGAAAAAGGGTAATCAGGCAGGACCAAGACGCAGAAATTTTGAGAACGGGAGGACTGTGCTACGCG TCCTCCAGCCCCGCCATCAAACCCCGCATTCTCCCGCATCGCACAGTCCACCCCTGCCGTAAAATAGTGTTCACCCTGACCGCGCACGACCAAGGCTGGGGCGGAAGCCATGGCACCCGATCCGCCTATGAAGGCTCCTACAGTTGGTTCGATGCATATCGAATCCCTGCCTTCCACCCACTCTCTGATGATAATCAACATCAGCCTGCAGACCTCGTAGCTCAATACCAACAATATTACGAGAAACAGCGGCCCCGCTTCGAAATATCGGCAAATTTCTTGCCTTCAAAGGAAACGTTGTGCTGCAATAAGGTGGCCGTCCGTCAGGCCCAAACCCGTCGTATCTCCTGGCATTATCGCGATGCTCTGGATCCTAATTCCGATGAGGCAAAGGAGATTGGCGCGAAGGAGGGTCGAGGCCCGGGAACGACTAGTGGGCAAATGGTAAGAGCAATGGAGATTGGCGACGAACTATCCGTATGGGCGAGGGCGAGATTCCCAGGTTGGATGAATCATGTCGATGGAATGAGCGTGCGAGTATTCTGGGCCGTTTAA
- the RIM11 gene encoding regulator of ime2 (EggNog:ENOG410PGBM~COG:G~BUSCO:6997at33183), giving the protein MSQNRPSMFSSLRMGEVIREKVQDGVTGETREMQYTQCKIVGNGSFGVVFQTKLSPGGEDAAIKRVLQDKRFKNRELQIMRIVRHPNIVELKAFYYSNGDRKDEVYLNLVLEFVPETVYRASRYFNKMKTTMPMLEVKLYTYQLFRALAYIHSQGICHRDIKPQNLLLDPSTGVLKLCDFGSAKILVENEPNVSYICSRYYRAPELIFGATNYTTQIDVWSTGCVMAELMLGQPLFPGESGIDQLVEIIKVLGTPTREQIKTMNPNYMEHKFPQIKPHPFNKVFRKASPEAIDLITALLEYTPTQRLSAIEAMCHPFFDELRDPNTRLPDSRHPSASARELPKLFNFTHHELSISPSLNHKLVPPHAKSELFARGIDIDNFIPLKKEEMMARLD; this is encoded by the exons atgtCACAGAATCGGCCCAGCATGTTTTCAAGCTTGCGTATGGGGG AGGTCATTCGCGAGAAAGTTCAGGATGGCGTGACTGGCGAAACTCGGGAGATGCAGTATACACAGTGCAAGATTGTTGGCAACGGGTCCTTTGGAGTTGTCTTTCAGACCAAGCTCTCTCCAGGCGGAGAGGATGCTGCCATTAAGCGTGTTCTCCAGGACAAACGTTTCAAG AACCGTGAGCTGCAGATTATGCGCATTGTTCGTCACCCGAATATCGTCGAACTCAAGGCATTCTACTATTCCAACGGAGATAGG AAAGATGAAGTTTACCTGAATTTGGTCCTCGAATTTGTGCCTGAAACCGTCTATCGTGCATCTCGTTACTTTAACAAGATGAAAACCACTATGCCTATGCTTGAAGTCAAGCTTTACACTTACCAGCTTTTCCGAGCTCTCGCATACATCCACTCACAGGGTATCTGCCACCGTGACATTAAACCTCAGAACCTCCTTCTCGACCCTAGTACCGGCGTGCTCAAGCTTTGCGATTTTGGGAGCGCCAAGATTCTTGTTGAGAATGAGCCCAATGTTTCATACATCTGCTCACGTTACTATCGTGCACCGGAACTGATCTTTGGAGCAACTAACTACACCACTCAGATCG ACGTTTGGTCCACTGGATGTGTCATGGCAGAATTGATGTTGGGCCAGCCGTTGTTCCCCGGTGAATCCGGTATCGATCAGCTCGTTGAGATTATCAAAGTTCTCGGTACTCCGACCCGTGAGCAGATTAAGACCATGAACCCGAATTATATGGAACACAAATTTCCGCAGATTAAACCTCATCCCTTCAACAAG GTCTTCCGCAAGGCTTCACCTGAGGCTATTGATTTGATCACTGCTCTCCTTGAATATACCCCGACCCAGCGTCTTTCCGCCATCGAGGCTATGTGCCACCCGTTCTTCGATGAATTGAGGGACCCGAATACTCGCTTGCCGGATTCACGCCACCCAAGTGCTTCTGCCCGTGAATTGCCCAAGCTTTTTAACTTTACTCACCATG AGCTGTCCATTTCTCCTTCATTGAACCATAAGCTGGTGCCTCCTCATGCAAAATCCGAACTCTTTGCCCGCGGTATTGATATTGATAATTTCATTCCGCTCAAAAAGGAAGAAATGATGGCACGCCTTGACTGA
- the ERG3 gene encoding c-5 sterol desaturase (EggNog:ENOG410PG6G~COG:I~TransMembrane:4 (o80-105i125-144o164-184i239-256o)) has protein sequence MDVVLEVLDTFLFDYLYALAAPASQLVPLAYSQIPDGLNKTASAAGGFFYRPASQYLYLEPSKYAYMSALQRDNVYRQGFSLFIITWVFGLAVYFIFATLSYVLVFDKTTVNHPKYLKNQIRQEIAQTSRALPVMAILTVPFFLAEVRGYGKIYDTFAEAPFQLYNILQFPLFFMFTDGLIYWIHRGLHHPLVYKRLHKPHHKWIMPTPFASHAFHPVDGWAQSLPYHIFPFIFPLQKFAYVFLFMAINVWTILIHDGEYASNNPVINGAACHTMHHLYFNYNYGQFTTLWDRLGSSYRKPNDELFRRETKMGEEEWKRQVQEMETLVKEVEGDDDRQYLHEEEDKKNL, from the exons ATGGACGTCGTGCTTGAGGTTCTCGATACATTTTTATTTGATTATCTCTACGCTCTGGCCGCACCAGCATCGCAGCTAGTTCCGCTGGCCTATTCGCAGATCCCCGATGGCCTAAATAAAACCGCGTCAGCTGCTGGTGGTTTCTTTTATCGTCCCGCCTCGCAATACTTGTATCTGGAGCCGTCGAAATACGCGTATATGAGCGCGCTACAGCGAGACAATGTGTACAGACAGGGCTTCTCTCTTTTCATCATCACTTG GGTCTTCGGTCTTGCCGTATATTTCATTTTTGCGACTCTTTCTTACGTTCTAGTTTTCGATAAAACAACCGTCAATCATCCAAAatatctcaaaaatcagatTCGGCAAGAAATTGCACAAACCTCTAGAGCGTTGCCCGTCATGGCGATATTGACTGTACCCTTTTTCCTTGCAGAAGTGCGGGGTTACGGAAAGATATACGATACTTTCGCCGAGGCGCCCTTCCAGCTGTACAATATCCTTCAATTTCCCCTCTTCTTCATGTTCACCGATGGCCTGATCTACTGGATCCACCGCGGCTTGCACCATCCGCTCGTTTACAAGCGCCTGCACAAGCCACACCACAAGTGGATCATGCCAACCCCGTTTGCTTCGCATGCTTTCCATCCGGTCGACGGCTGGGCGCAAAGCTTGCCGTATCACATCTTCCCATTCATCTTCCCGCTGCAGAAATTCGCATACGTATTCCTCTTCATGGCAATCAACGTCTGGACTATTCTCATCCACGATGGTGAATACGCGAGCAACAATCCAGTCATCAACGGGGCCGCCTGCCACACCATGCATCACCTATATTTCAACTACAACTATGGCCAATTTACTACCCTCTGGGATAGACTCGGTAGCAGCTATCGTAAGCCAAACGATGAGCTATTCCGCCGTGAAACTAAGATGGGAGAGGAAGAGTGGAAGCGACAGGTCCAAGAGATGGAAACCCTCGTGAAGGAGGTTGAAGGCGATGATGATCGCCAATACCTACACGAAGAAGaggacaagaagaatctgtaa
- a CDS encoding uncharacterized protein (EggNog:ENOG410PYZ7), whose amino-acid sequence MGFRYYGQEYHLGAKLFPFGTKDQGVSNIRCYGTKCPDWSCKDGYGRVTSRSLEEARLLPNPSRTTINICRWIGNSACADAKCAQYNVALLTNECGDTIPRYHGYRDKTNWHTVRRHLKKGPKCDNSLFEPDSGPCAEPDFVQWSNQKLSCKGLHRPQSRGGKRQYRVKLKGLAHFLSPARPYASRSMFFRSDRHWPYQLFRYYRLRNPHCVFTGVSSDRIDRHNILGTLPIEAETEHLVPLSLHTRFIEVANTGWLRGSRRGSRATRAPPVDSAALKNLYYGANTLRAGLSRVARFSPNLRSPVDRVWEAFGSTTNRENMVMTQRQINAQKQTVFDIQRRCSESQWHRWLRLLIEGDRTITQELLGNLRMVLSVFRYHQIGDVAKRTERTRDMIRDQYKLIGREHRSLRHLADHWSEFYDDYVTEIEEQSRDYLIDRINMTRDALRGLLSRHHVAVRRALNLLEDDVKSGVLLPR is encoded by the exons ATGGGTTTTAGGTATTACGGTCAGGAATACCATCTCGGAGCCAAGTTGTTTCCTTTTGGAACTAAAGACCAGGGAGTCTCAAATATAAGGTGTTATGGGACGAAATG TCCTGACTGGAGTTGCAAAGACGGATACGGTAGAGTCACATCACGGAGCTTAGAGGAAGCTCGTCTCCTTCCGAATCCTTCGCGGACCACAATTAACATTTGCCGTTGGATTGGAAACAGTGCGTGCGCTGATGCGAAGTGCGCCCAATATAACGTTGCACTTCTTACCAACGAATGCGGTGACACGATCCCACGTTATCACG GATACCGTGACAAGACGAATTGGCATACGGTCAGAAGACATCTAAAGAAGGGGCCAAAATGCGATAACTCTTTATTCGAGCCCGATTCTGGGCCTTGCGCCGAACCTGATTTCGTCCAATGGAGCAACCAAAAACTCTCGTGCAAAGGGCTGCATCGGCCCCAATCACGCGGAGGGAAGCGTCAATACCGTGTCAAGTTGAAAGGTCTCGCGCACTTCCTATCCCCGGCGCGCCCTTACGCCAGCCGGAGCATGTTCTTTCGCAGTGATCGCCATTGGCCATACCAACTGTTTCGCTACTACCGACTTAGAAACCCTCACTGTGTGTTCACTGGTGTTAGTAGCGACAGGATCGACCGTCACAATATCCTAGGTACCCTACCAATTGAAGCCGAAACCGAGCATCTGGTGCCT CTTTCTTTGCATACCCGGTTTATTGAAGTAGCGAACACAGGTTGGCTTCGAGGCAGTAGGAGAGGATCTAGAGCGACACGAGCACCGCCAGTTGACTCAGCAGCGCTGAAGAATCTTTACTATGGCGCCAACACGCTGCGTGCAGGTCTGAGCCGCGTAGCACGATTCAGTCCGAATTTAAGATCCCCTGTCGATCGTGTATGGGAAGCATTCGGGTCGACGACTAATCGAGAGAATATGGTTATGACGCAAAGGCAAATTAACGCCCAGAAACAGACGGTGTTTGACATTCAAAGGAGATGTAGCGAAAGCCAGTGGCATAGGTGGCTTCGACTGCTCATCGAAGGTGATCGCACTATCACTCAAGAACTATTGGGCAATTTGCGGATG GTACTATCCGTCTTCCGGTACCATCAAATAGGAGATGTTGCGAAACGTACCGAGCGTACTCGGGACATGATTCGAGACCAATATAAGCTCATTGGACGAGAACATCGATCACTGCGACATCTGGCAGATCACTGGAGTGAGTTCTATGATGACTATGTGACCGAGATCGAAGAACAGAGCCGAGACTATCTCATTGATCGCATTAATATGACGCGAGATGCCCTCCGTGGACTCTTGAGCAGGCATCATGTCGCTGTGCGAAGGGCCCTTAACCTGTTGGAGGATGACGTTAAATCGGGAGTCTTGCTACCGAGATAA
- a CDS encoding uncharacterized protein (BUSCO:38031at4751~EggNog:ENOG410PGW2~COG:A~BUSCO:2294at33183): MVDHEARRPGGGFNRKRRYREDEGGERHRPRRRYEEPLSASVRRQLLTIAESAVRRVEDDVAKIANTICEHSEDEEVQNDFQDLVLQLVIEQPFKIPFVAAVVLLINAQKSEIASRAFTKAGEMAQSYIAAGEWREVKLVLRFLGCLQGAFEGDGIFPILEELFSRAVDLQTASSDDSLGLELVKIILYTISYVMGSSASGFESHASALLEKTDIIASTPHTLEALVDPFPSEEKTEEDRLSALGLLQKQLQNEAKNSWELACLPRPWKMPPKEEDNSDGDPLKNATKHPFPSISIPDPVKNGPRAIFPEIFLSVYADQNIETVPSTTDIASSLIRDVLVDTINILDYNRIAAAKFLIDVDCYFAPTTFIKRATPFDKLRDVAPDKPTWKPEDVALDAVFSQLLQLPSPEHKQVYYHSVLTEACKIAPAAIAPSLGRAIRFLYRNVDKLDLAPTYRFLDWFSHHLSNFGFTWKWTEWVDDVELPAVHPKKAFIIGALDKEIRLSFAQRIKGTIPEPYQALISENKEKDTPDFKYAQETTPYSKEGQEILQLIRKKASDEEIAPVIASIEEQAKAHGLADPSIPSTDAFVTSICCVGSKSLSHLLSSIERCKERLLAIGPRSAAARRQIITSVMEYWVDQPGNAVNIVDKLLNYTILTPLSVIEWALVDNLAAGSILAKPHIFEMISATMGKVTNRIRQIVAARTQPTLVEPQLSVIQDALTRESADMRAMFRLIDDSIVPVASGTNDVMMERDDDSALAPENELIREWGKRWLRVFRRKAAVEDAFITEAMVNAVPVGTMLPPQPQPQPVQTAMETDGADGQNEMTDIQ, from the exons ATGGTGGACCACGAAGCGCGTCGGCCAGGGGGAGGATTTAACCGCAAAAGGCGGTACAGAG AGGATGAAGGAGGGGAGCGCCATCGACCGCGACGGCGATACGAGGAGCCGCTGTCTGCGTCAGTTCGGAGACAGCTTTTGACAATCGCGGAGTCG GCCGTACGAAGAGTCGAAGACGATGTTGCCAAGATCGCAAACACTATCTGCGAAcattctgaagatgaagaggtGCAAAATGATTTCCAAGATTTGGTGTTGCAATT GGTTATCGAACAGCCCTTTAAAATTCCCTTCGTTGCGGCGGTAGTCCTCCTGATCAACGCTCAAAAGTCTGAAATCGCTAGCCGGGCCTTCACCAAAGCTGGCGAAATGGCCCAGTCCTATATTGCTGCTGGCGAGTGGCGCGAAGTGAAACTTGTCCTTCGCTTTCTTGGCTGCCTTCAGGGCGCTTTTGAAGGGGATGGTATCTTCCCAATACTGGAAGAGCTTTTTTCTCGGGCTGTTGACTTGCAGACAGCGTCTTCTGATGAT TCTCTCGGCCTTGAGCTTGTTAAGATTATTCTATACACGATATCCTATGTTATGGGGTCCTCAGCATCGGGGTTCGAATCCCATGCATCCGCGCTCTTGGAGAAGACGGATATCATCGCCTCGACACCGCATACGCTAGAGGCTCTCGTGGATCCTTTCCCATCGGAAGAAAAAACGGAGGAAGACAGATTGAGCGCACTGGGCCTACTTCAAAAACAACTTCAGAACGAAGCTAAGAATTCTTGGGAACTTGCGTGCCTTCCCCGACCATGGAAGATGCCACCCAAGGAGGAGGACAACTCTGACGGAGACCCTCTCAAAAACGCCACCAAGCATCCCTTCCCGAGCATCTCTATTCCCGACCCAGTGAAGAACGGCCCACGGGCGATATTCCCTGAGATTTTCCTATCGGTTTATGCTGACCAGAATATTGAGACCGTCCCTTCGACTACGGATATCGCCTCTTCCTTGATTAGAGATGTGTTGGTTGACACAATCAACATCCTCGACTACAACCGAATTGCCGCAGCCAAGTTTCTGATTGACGTTGACTGCTATTTCGCACCAACCACGTTCATCAAGCGTGCTACTCCCTTTGATAAATTGCGTGATGTAGCTCCGGATAAGCCGACCTGGAAGCCAGAGGATGTCGCGCTTGATGCGGTATTTTCTCAACTATTACAGCTGCCTTCGCCTGAACATAAGCAGGTATATTACCACTCCGTCTTGACTGAAGCTTGCAAAATTGCCCCGGCAGCCATTGCGCCAAGCCTGGGTCGAGCAATTCGATTCCTTTACCGCAATGTGGACAAACTAGATCTAGCTCCTACATACAGATTTCTTGATTGGTTCTCTCATCATCTGAGCAATTTCGGTTTCACTTGGAAGTGGACTGAGTG GGTCGATGACGTTGAATTGCCAGCCGTGCATCCAAAGAAGGCTTTCATTATTGGCGCCTTGGATAAAGAGATCCGTTTGAGCTTCGCTCAGCGCATCAAGGGAACTATCCCGGAGCCGTACCAGGCTTTGATCTCTGAAAATAAGGAGAAGGATACTCCTGATTTCAAATACGCACAAGAGA CTACCCCGTATTCAAAAGAGGGCCAGGAAATTCTCCAACTCATCCGTAAAAAGGCGTCGGACGAAGAAATTGCCCCTGTCATCGCCTCTATCGAGGAGCAAGCCAAGGCCCATGGACTCGCTGACCCATCAATCCCGTCAACGGACGCCTTTGTCACATCCATTTGCTGCGTCGGCTCCAAATCGTTATCTCATCTTCTTTCCTCCATTGAACGATGCAAAGAGAGACTGCTTGCCATTGGCCCCAGATCTGCAGCTGCCCGCCGCCAGATAATCACTTCTGTGATGGAATACTGGGTCGACCAGCCCGGAAATGCGGTGAATATCGTCGACAAGCTCCTCAATTATACCATCCTTACGCCTCTATCGGTCATCGAGTGGGCTCTCGTCGATAATCTTGCTGCTGGCAGTATTCTCGCCAAACCCCACATTTTCGAAATGATCTCCGCCACCATGGGCAAGGTTACGAACCGCATCCGACAGATTGTGGCTGCCCGCACTCAGCCAACGCTCGTGGAACCACAACTCAGCGTGATACAAGATGCGTTGACGAGGGAGAGCGCAGACATGAGAGCAATGTTTCGACTTATCGACGACTCTATTGTGCCCGTTGCTAGCGGAACAAACGATGTGATGATGGAGCGCGATGATGATAGTGCGTTGGCTCCGGAGAATGAGCTTATTCGTGAGTGGGGAAAAAGGTGGCTGAGAGTGTTTAGGCGGAAGGCTGCGGTGGAGGACGCGTTTATCACTGAGGCGATGGTTAATGCGGTGCCTGTAGGGACGATGCTGCCACCGCAGCCGCAACCGCAGCCGGTACAGACTGCTATGGAAACGGATGGAGCGGATGGACAGAATGAGATGACCGATATTCAGTAG
- the TUP1 gene encoding general transcription repressor (EggNog:ENOG410PFUA~COG:S~BUSCO:4935at33183) gives MYNRAMVPAPNPRLTELFDQLRQEYENQSRSHGECEHQLTGQLQEMEMIRQRVTQLEQAHIDMKQKYEAEIRGLRMELESRGIHLPPSHVGGPPTHGGLSQAPPPALGHGPSNLFGGIIANQGGGPPALAPPPPQDQQQPPQHSLQPPASGAQGPPQPQQGAFGGYQPNSAVNGYGPPPPAPTSSPGPGKGRANRAPPGPATPQQNQPVAYADPRESPQIPQPTPGQPIPYRVGNALGELEPDKLPPTQKKEGTDWYAVFNPEIPRVLDVELVHTLSHNSVVCCVKFSSDGKYVATGCNRSAQIFDVASGQLVTTLQDDTANKEGDLYIRSVCFSPDGKFLATGAEDRQIRVWDIANRKIRHIFAGHENDIYSLDYSRNGRYIASGSGDKTVRMWDVYDGKQELILSIEDGVTTVAISPDGRYVAAGSLDRSVRVWDTTTGYLVERLESPDGHRDSVYSVAFAPNGRDLVSGSLDKTIKMWELTPPRGIMAGSGPKGGKCVRTFEGHKDFVLSVCFTPDGHWVLSGSKDRGVQFWDVMTGHAQMMLQGHRNSVISVAPSPTGQLFATGSGDCRAKIWSYGPWGRR, from the exons ATGTACAATCGAGCGATGGTTCCGGCGCCGAATCCGCGTCTTACAGAGCTCTTTGACCAGCTGCGTCAAGAGTATGAGAATCAATCTCGGAGCCATGGAGAATGCGAGCACCAAT TGACCGGGCAGCTGCAAGAGATGGAAATGATTCGCCAGAGAGTAACCCAGCTGGAGCAGGCGCATATTGATATGAAACAAAA ATACGAGGCCGAGATCCGCGGTCTACGAATGGAACTAGAGTCCCGTGGTATCCATCTCCCTCCTTCACACGTTGGTGGACCTCCAACCCACGGCGGGCTCTCCCAGGCGCCGCCGCCTGCCTTAGGCCACGGCCCTAGCAATCTGTTTGGTGGGATCATTGCAAATCAAGGCGGTGGGCCACCTGCTCTagctcctccacctcctcaGGACCAACAGCAACCACCCCAACACTCCCTGCAACCCCCGGCCTCCGGCGCACAAGGACCACCCCAACCACAACAGGGCGCGTTTGGAGGCTATCAGCCGAATTCTGCGGTGAACG GTTATGGACCGCCTCCACCCGCTCCAACCTCTTCCCCTGGCCCTGGAAAAGGACGCGCGAACCGAGCTCCTCCTGGACCGGCCACTCCCCAGCAGAATCAGCCGGTTGCTTATGCTGATCCCAGAGAATCTCCACAGATTCCACAGCCCACTCCTGGACAGCCAATTCCCTACCGTGTCGGAAACGCCCTCGGGGAATTGGAACCCGACAAGCTCCCTCCAAcccaaaagaaagaaggcaCTGATTGGTACGCGGTGTTCAATCCTGAGATTCCTCGTGTGCTGGATGTCGAGCTGGTACACACCTTGTCCCACAACAGTGTTGTTTGCTGCGTCAAATTCAGTTCCGATGGGAAATACGTCGCAACAGGTTGCAATCGGTCTGCTCAAATTTTCGACGTTGCATCTGGTCAATTGGTTACGACATTGCAAGATGATACTGCGAACAAAGAGGGTGATCTTTACATTCGAAGTGTTTGCTTCAGTCCGGACGGAAAATTCCTGGCTACCGGTGCTGAAGATAGGCAAATCAGG GTATGGGATATCGCGAACCGGAAAATCAGACATATTTTTGCCGGCCACGAAAACGATATCTACTCTCTCGACTACTCTCGCAATGGTCGATATATTGCGTCCGGCAGTGGTGACAAGACCGTGCGAATGTGGGACGTTTACGATGGAAAGCAGGAGCTCATACTGAGCATCGAGGATGGAGTCACAACGGTTGCTATTTCTCCCGATGGCCGATACGTTGCTGCCGGCTCTCTTGATAGGAGTGTCAGAGTGTGGGATACCACAACTGGATACCTCGTAGAGCGACTAGAAAGCCCGGATGGACATCGAGACAGCGTCTACTCAGTTGCATTCGCACCCAACGGACGAGACCTCGTTAGCGGCAGTTTAGACAAGACCATTAAGATGTGGGAGCTGACTCCCCCTCGCGGTATCATGGCCGGCAGCGGTCCAAAAGGTGGCAAGTGTGTTCGTACATTTGAAGGACATAAG GACTTTGTTCTGAGCGTTTGTTTCACACCAGATGGACACTGGGTTCTCAGTGGCTCTAAGGACAGAGGCGTGCAGTTTTGGGATGTTATGACTGGCCATGCTCAAATGATGCTCCAAGGACACAGAAACTCCG TCATCTCCGTTGCGCCAAGTCCAACAGGCCAGCTCTTCGCGACAGGAAGTGGTGACTGTCGCGCGAAAATCTGGAG TTATGGTCCTTGGGGTCGTCGGTAA
- a CDS encoding uncharacterized protein (EggNog:ENOG410PHIE~COG:K~BUSCO:6855at33183), translating into METAVPVTYGFGNHDLTAVPHRRMMAPPQDHGMTYYSNQPIPYAASLHSSSYGFGHILNTSHASYQSFYGSAPPTSSQNSRLPESAPVQSLPNAGPPRNGLPRLTETSPAKAASEQPSRLPHLPSKPEEPSDSKVRLKPEIEFSTEVDTLMKTIQAKPKLVQPQLPPLHQFTNGVPGWSHPAYGGSAPGGQGLFTSQPDRSLTTKQKPRRKYECNLPHCRKSFYQKTHLDIHMRAHTGDKPFVCREPACGQRFSQLGNLKTHERRHTGEKPYSCEICNKRFAQRGNVRAHKITHEKAKPFICRLDDCGKQFTQLGNLKSHQNKFHAQTLRDLTFRFSSLTDTERLAPQDIELWEYFATLYKNSNKGIKGRGKDRRVSSSAKLRATTSTTNVDEMSTTTVSSVEDDKGRMNIFHRPSYMSTPSSEDVDFHEQMYSRGPQ; encoded by the exons ATGGAAACAGCAGTTCCAGTCACATATGGCTTTGGCAACCATGACTTGACGGCGGTACCCCATCGTCGGATGATGGCGCCACCACAGGATCATGGAATGACATATTATTCAAATCAACCGATCCCCTACGCGGCATCCTTACACTCATCTTCCTACGGATTCGGACATATCTTGAACACCAGCCATGCCTCTTATCAAAGTTTCTATGGATCTGCACCTCCAACGAGTTCACAGAACAGCCGGTTGCCGGAATCAGCACCAGTTCAATCGTTGCCAAACGCTGGCCCGCCTAGAAATGGCTTGCCCAGACTAACGGAAACAAGTCCGGCGAAAGCCGCTTCGGAACAGCCGTCCCGCTTGCCTCATCTTCCTTCCAAGCCGGAAGAACCATCTGACTCAAAAGTCCGCTTGAAGCCCGAAATCGAGTTCTCGACAGAGGTTGATACTTTAATGAAAACTATACAAGCAAAGCCGAAACTCGTCCAGCCGCAACTGCCTCCTCTGCATCAATTTACAAACGGTGTACCAGGCTGGTCGCACCCAGCCTACGGAGGATCAGCGCCTGGTGGTCAGGGGCTCTTCACTTCACAACCGGATAGATCCTTGACTACGAAACAGAAACCAAGAAGGAAATACGAATGCAATCTACCTCATTGCAGGAAAAGCTTCTACCAGAAGACTCATCTGGATATTCATATGCGGGCGCATACCGGGGACAAGCCATTT GTTTGTAGAGAGCCTGCTTGTGGTCAGCGGTTTTCTCAGCTGGGAAACTTAAAG ACGCATGAGCGACGGCACACTGGAGAAAAGCCATACTCTTGCGAAATATGTAATAAAAGATTCGCACAACGTGGGAATGTCCGAGCCCACAAAATCACACATGAGAAGGCAAAGCCATTTATCTGCAGGTTGGATGATTGTGGGAAGCAATTCACACAACTGGGTAACCTTAAG TCGCACCAGAACAAGTTCCATGCGCAGACTCTTCGGGACTTGACTTTCcgattttcttctttaacCGACACCGAACGCCTAGCGCCACAGGACATTGAATTATGGGAATATTTCGCAACTCTATATAAAAATAGCAATAAAGGAATTAAAGGGCGTGGGAAGGACCGACGAGTGTCATCAAGTGCGAAACTTCGAGCTACTACAAGCACTACAAACGTTGACGAAATGAGCACGACAACGGTATCTAGTGTGGAGGACGATAAGGGTCGAATGAATATTTTCCATCGACCCTCTTACATGAGTACGCCGAGTAGCGAAGATGTCGATTTTCATGAGCAAATGTATTCACGAGGCCCGCAGTAG